The following proteins are encoded in a genomic region of Mustela erminea isolate mMusErm1 chromosome 3, mMusErm1.Pri, whole genome shotgun sequence:
- the PELO gene encoding protein pelota homolog, translating into MKLVRKDIEKDNAGQVTLVPEEPEDMWHTYNLVQVGDSLRASTIRKVQTESSTGSVGSNRVRTTLTLCVEAIDFDSQACQLRVKGTNIQENEYVKMGAYHTIELEPNRQFTLAKKQWDSVVLERIEQACDPAWSADVAAVVMQEGLAHICLVTPSMTLTRAKVEVNIPRKRKGNCSQHDRALERFYEQVVQAIQRHINFDVVKCILVASPGFVREQFCDYMFQQAVKTDNKVLLENRSKFLQVHASSGHKYSLKEALCDPSVASRLSDTKAAGEVKALDDFYKMLQHEPDRAFYGLKQVEKANEAMAIDTLLISDELFRHQDVATRSRYVKLVDSVKENAGTVRIFSSLHVSGEQLSQLTGVAAILRFPVPELSDQEDDSSSEED; encoded by the exons ATGAAGCTTGTGAGGAAGGACATTGAGAAAGATAATGCGGGCCAGGTGACCCTAGTCCCCGAAGAACCTGAGGATATGTGGCACACCTACAATCTAGTGCAGGTGGGCGACAGCTTGCGCGCCTCCACCATCCGCAAGGTACAGACGGAGTCTTCCACGGGCAGCGTAGGAAGCAACCGGGTCCGCACTACTCTCACTCTTTGCGTGGAGGCCATCGATTTTGACTCTCAGGCCTGCCAGCTGCGGGTTAAGGGAACCAACATCCAAGAGAATGAGTATGTGAAGATGGGGGCTTACCACACCATTGAGCTGGAGCCCAACCGCCAGTTCACCCTGGCCAAGAAACAGTGGGACAGTGTGGTTCTGGAGCGCATCGAGCAGGCCTGTGACCCAGCCTGGAGTGCAGATGTGGCCGCCGTGGTGATGCAGGAAGGCCTCGCCCATATCTGCTTAGTCACTCCCAGCATGACCCTCACTCGGGCCAAGGTGGAGGTGAACATCCCCAGAAAACGGAAAGGCAACTGTTCCCAGCATGACCGGGCCTTGGAGCGGTTCTATGAACAGGTGGTCCAGGCTATCCAGCGCCACATCAACTTCGACGTTGTGAAGTGCATCCTGGTGGCCAGCCCGGGATTTGTGAGGGAGCAGTTCTGCGACTACATGTTTCAACAAGCAGTGAAGACCGACAACAAAGTGCTCCTGGAAAATCGGTCCAAGTTTCTTCAG GTACATGCCTCCTCTGGACACAAGTACTCCCTGAAAGAGGCCCTTTGTGACCCTTCTGTAGCTAGCCGCCTTTCAGACACTAAAGCTGCTGGGGAAGTAAAAGCCTTGGATGACTTCTATAAAATGCTACAGCATGAACCTGACCGAGCTTTTTACGGACTCAAGCAGGTGGAGAAGGCTAATGAGGCTATGGCCATTGACACATTGCTCATCAGCGATGAGCTGTTCAGGCACCAGGATGTCGCCACACGAAGCCGGTATGTGAAGCTTGTGGACAGTGTGAAAGAGAATGCGGGCACAGTTAGGATATTCTCAAGTCTTCATGTATCAGGGGAACAGCTCAGTCAGCTGACTGGAGTAGCTGCCATTCTCCGCTTCCCTGTTCCCGAACTCTCTGACCAAGAGGATGATTCCAGTTCTGAAGAAGATTAG